From Pelagicoccus albus, the proteins below share one genomic window:
- the proC gene encoding pyrroline-5-carboxylate reductase — MKVGFIGAGNMGRAIANGLKKSGVCKSEELFCISASGSGAARMAAATGATVSESKKELIEQSDVIILAFKPQHLESISEEEANAAKGKIVISVLAGRTLDSMKSVFGDGPSNLVRVMPNTPSQIGKGVSTFCFLKEPSDDETSTTETVLGSLGTAYAVEESQLHIATVINGCGPAFYFRIVQLIAEIADEHGLNKDLAAKLACETGIGSLELLNQSESDPQELIDEVVSPNGVTHALLTSLNTNGMPALMRTATKDAVDRSIELSRKA, encoded by the coding sequence ATGAAAGTAGGATTTATAGGAGCGGGCAACATGGGACGCGCCATTGCTAACGGCCTTAAAAAAAGCGGGGTCTGCAAATCAGAAGAATTGTTCTGCATCAGCGCCTCTGGCTCAGGTGCCGCAAGGATGGCAGCAGCAACCGGCGCGACTGTAAGCGAGTCGAAAAAGGAACTCATCGAGCAAAGCGACGTGATCATCCTCGCATTCAAGCCTCAACACCTGGAAAGCATTTCCGAAGAGGAAGCGAATGCCGCTAAGGGCAAAATCGTCATATCTGTTCTGGCGGGTCGGACCTTAGACTCCATGAAATCCGTATTTGGCGACGGTCCTTCAAATCTTGTTCGCGTGATGCCGAACACGCCTTCACAGATTGGAAAAGGTGTATCCACTTTCTGTTTTCTGAAAGAGCCTTCCGACGACGAAACTTCAACCACAGAAACCGTCCTAGGCTCTCTTGGCACCGCTTACGCGGTCGAGGAAAGCCAGTTGCACATTGCTACCGTGATTAACGGATGCGGACCTGCCTTTTATTTCCGCATCGTCCAGTTGATCGCTGAAATTGCGGACGAACATGGTCTCAATAAAGATTTGGCTGCAAAACTCGCCTGTGAGACCGGTATCGGCTCTTTGGAATTGCTCAATCAAAGCGAATCGGACCCTCAGGAGTTAATTGACGAAGTGGTTTCTCCAAACGGAGTGACCCATGCCCTCCTAACCAGTTTGAACACAAATGGAATGCCCGCACTCATGAGGACGGCAACCAAGGATGCGGTCGATCGCTCTATCGAGCTTTCTAGAAAAGCTTAG
- a CDS encoding HAD-IIB family hydrolase, translated as MVKLFSTDIDGTLIGKPDALERFNASWKACPEDHRPLLCYNTGRLLDDMLDLIERKDLMAPDYLICGVGTLIYDYRKKEKVKDFTEILEEGWDREKAAEVVAKFSGVSIQPKHFQGPYKSSWFLRDATEEQLREVDAALDLAGLDVNIIYSSNRDLDVVPKYANKGNALTWLIKRLKIFPKEVVVAGDTGNDSAMFLKKEIRGIVVGNAQPELHERTVGRDVYRADGVCADGVLEGLMHFGAIDCVQEPIHDNLDLPRDPSMHRDTLRLISEEQVSDISDRDLEYLRLAYKKAVEGLRKNITPMGFSACSLDDNVTEGTDENYRSVWGRDGSITVIGSLKLDDEDIRQCQRATLQTLLDHISLTGQVPSNVSIDTEVPDYSGVGGICSIDSGIWLIIAIFEYVRATGDLDFLRKNVEGLQRSMDWLSAQDSNNDGLIEVPEAGDWTDLFGRSYNPLYDEVLWYRANICYGRLMEMLGKWEMAGDYLRWASHIKRTVLRKFWPTTNVSKQSEYTFADQQMTMGDTQYLLAQTTPFSFDWRCDVYGNVLAFLFDILGTDQAQKAFRFMWGVGVNDPFPVRNLYPVVQAGDPDWKSYYTVNLLNLPNHYHNGGIWPFVGAMWVQFIHKLGFRDLAVAELLKLAKVNESGISDSWEFNEWTHGETGRPMGKMYQAWSCSEFIKACHQLKVV; from the coding sequence ATGGTTAAATTATTTTCGACCGATATCGACGGAACACTCATCGGCAAGCCTGACGCATTGGAGCGATTTAACGCTTCATGGAAAGCTTGCCCCGAAGACCATCGACCGCTCCTCTGCTATAACACAGGTCGTCTTCTGGACGACATGCTTGACCTCATCGAGCGCAAGGACCTCATGGCTCCGGACTACCTGATCTGCGGGGTAGGTACTTTGATTTATGACTACCGGAAGAAGGAAAAGGTCAAAGACTTCACCGAAATTCTAGAGGAAGGCTGGGACCGGGAAAAAGCTGCTGAAGTGGTGGCTAAATTTAGTGGTGTCAGTATTCAGCCCAAGCATTTCCAAGGTCCCTACAAGAGCAGTTGGTTTCTACGGGATGCCACCGAGGAACAACTTCGCGAGGTCGACGCAGCCCTCGATTTGGCAGGTTTGGATGTTAACATCATCTATTCCTCCAACCGGGATCTAGACGTGGTGCCGAAGTATGCCAATAAAGGGAACGCCCTTACTTGGCTTATCAAGAGACTTAAGATCTTCCCTAAGGAAGTAGTGGTAGCCGGCGACACCGGTAACGATAGCGCCATGTTTCTTAAGAAGGAGATCCGCGGAATCGTGGTCGGCAACGCTCAGCCAGAATTACACGAGCGCACAGTTGGCCGAGACGTGTATCGGGCTGATGGAGTGTGTGCCGATGGTGTATTGGAAGGTTTGATGCACTTCGGCGCTATCGATTGCGTACAGGAACCGATTCACGACAACTTGGATCTGCCGCGGGACCCGTCGATGCACAGGGACACCTTGAGGTTAATTAGCGAGGAACAAGTTTCAGACATCAGTGATCGCGACTTAGAGTATCTGCGGCTAGCCTACAAAAAGGCAGTCGAAGGCCTTCGCAAAAACATCACGCCGATGGGCTTTTCGGCCTGTTCTCTTGACGACAACGTGACCGAGGGAACCGACGAGAACTACCGGAGCGTATGGGGCCGCGACGGTTCGATCACGGTGATCGGTTCGCTCAAACTGGATGATGAAGACATCCGGCAATGCCAACGAGCAACCCTGCAGACATTGCTTGATCACATTTCTCTCACTGGCCAGGTGCCGAGTAATGTTTCGATCGATACGGAGGTGCCCGACTATTCTGGGGTGGGTGGAATTTGTTCTATCGACAGCGGGATCTGGCTGATTATCGCCATTTTCGAATACGTGCGAGCCACTGGTGATTTGGACTTTCTGCGCAAAAATGTGGAGGGTCTCCAGCGTTCGATGGACTGGCTTAGCGCGCAGGATTCTAACAACGACGGTTTGATTGAAGTACCGGAAGCGGGGGACTGGACCGACCTTTTTGGCCGCAGCTACAATCCTTTGTACGACGAGGTGCTTTGGTACCGTGCTAATATTTGCTACGGACGCTTGATGGAGATGTTGGGCAAGTGGGAGATGGCCGGTGACTACCTTCGATGGGCTAGCCATATAAAACGGACCGTCCTACGTAAGTTTTGGCCAACTACAAACGTGAGTAAGCAAAGCGAATATACCTTCGCGGATCAGCAGATGACAATGGGCGATACCCAGTATTTGTTGGCTCAGACGACTCCGTTTTCCTTCGATTGGCGTTGCGATGTTTATGGTAATGTATTAGCTTTCCTATTTGATATACTCGGCACGGACCAGGCTCAAAAAGCCTTCAGGTTCATGTGGGGAGTAGGCGTTAACGATCCGTTCCCAGTGCGAAATCTTTACCCGGTGGTACAGGCCGGAGATCCGGATTGGAAATCCTATTACACAGTCAATCTCCTCAACCTCCCGAATCACTACCACAATGGTGGTATATGGCCGTTTGTAGGGGCTATGTGGGTACAGTTTATTCACAAGCTCGGTTTTCGCGATCTAGCAGTTGCTGAGCTCCTAAAGCTGGCCAAGGTCAACGAAAGCGGAATTTCCGACTCTTGGGAATTCAATGAATGGACTCACGGAGAAACGGGGCGGCCTATGGGCAAAATGTATCAGGCCTGGTCCTGTTCGGAGTTCATCAAAGCCTGTCACCAGCTGAAGGTCGTATGA
- a CDS encoding glycosyltransferase, which translates to MEITPESFVEKFEIEPQAADAEKRIAMVSTHGYVAAEPPLGMPDTGGQVVFVIELSRKLAQLGYQVDVWTRQFEGQPAEEVVDEGVRLLRVPCGGDEFIAKEFLYKDIPEWCRNALAKIRSEGLQYEFVNSHYWDAGIAGEALSKSLGCPHVHTPHSLGTWKRRKMETDFPDDRESFDEVYNFTDRIKHEQKVYDSCSMVVATSPIQMDMFFDDYGLPEEKVAMIPPGYDDTRFYPVSEASRDSLREKFGFEGRVITSIGRLSRNKGFDLLIDAFAVVAKRFDDVRLFMPLGSESEEQAEDPMLADIVDQIHRLGLQDRVTLTQSLDDELMPDFYRASDLFCLPSRYEPFGMTAVEAMASGAPTIVTTNGGLYRTLEYGKDALYADSFDAQDFGITMCKVLEFPQISRRLSENGSNKARSLFTWSGIAQQLIAVVEGVESGSGKPEKLMPVA; encoded by the coding sequence ATGGAAATAACGCCAGAATCGTTCGTCGAGAAATTTGAAATCGAGCCACAGGCCGCCGATGCCGAGAAGCGCATCGCGATGGTTTCAACCCATGGGTACGTGGCCGCTGAGCCGCCCCTCGGAATGCCAGACACGGGAGGACAGGTGGTTTTCGTTATCGAGTTGTCCCGCAAACTAGCCCAGCTGGGCTACCAGGTCGATGTTTGGACACGTCAATTTGAGGGCCAGCCTGCCGAGGAGGTGGTGGACGAGGGGGTTCGTTTGCTGCGTGTCCCTTGTGGAGGAGATGAGTTTATCGCCAAAGAATTCCTCTACAAGGACATTCCAGAATGGTGTCGCAATGCCCTCGCGAAAATCCGTTCAGAAGGGCTACAATACGAGTTCGTTAACTCGCACTATTGGGACGCGGGAATTGCAGGAGAGGCTTTGTCTAAGAGCCTAGGCTGCCCGCACGTTCACACCCCGCACTCCCTGGGTACATGGAAGCGCCGCAAAATGGAGACTGACTTTCCAGACGACAGGGAAAGCTTCGACGAGGTCTACAATTTCACGGACCGCATTAAGCATGAGCAAAAGGTCTACGACTCATGCTCGATGGTTGTAGCGACTTCTCCAATACAGATGGATATGTTCTTCGACGACTATGGTCTTCCGGAAGAGAAGGTAGCCATGATCCCACCGGGTTACGACGACACACGTTTTTATCCGGTTAGCGAAGCGTCTCGCGATTCGTTGCGGGAAAAATTCGGTTTCGAAGGACGCGTCATTACCAGTATTGGCCGCCTGAGTCGTAACAAGGGATTTGATCTATTGATCGACGCATTCGCTGTAGTAGCCAAGCGCTTTGACGACGTCCGGCTCTTTATGCCGCTTGGTTCCGAATCGGAGGAGCAAGCTGAAGATCCGATGCTTGCTGATATCGTCGACCAGATACACCGCCTTGGGCTGCAGGATCGAGTTACCCTTACGCAATCGCTTGATGATGAACTTATGCCTGATTTCTACCGGGCTAGCGACCTCTTTTGTCTCCCAAGCCGCTATGAGCCCTTTGGAATGACAGCTGTAGAAGCTATGGCGAGCGGCGCTCCGACTATCGTTACAACGAATGGTGGATTGTATCGAACCTTAGAATACGGAAAGGACGCTCTCTACGCCGACTCGTTTGATGCCCAAGACTTCGGTATCACGATGTGCAAGGTTCTGGAATTCCCGCAGATCAGCCGTCGCCTTTCGGAGAACGGATCAAACAAAGCCCGGAGCCTCTTTACTTGGTCGGGAATTGCCCAGCAACTGATCGCAGTGGTCGAAGGAGTCGAAAGCGGATCTGGAAAGCCAGAGAAGCTTATGCCTGTCGCTTAA
- a CDS encoding sensor histidine kinase, whose protein sequence is MLRSKLYIGMFPVAGLLILVCLYSVYNHANLSRELDRLQVERYGSISQVERLLLAASQLERAVVLKSEGEDELAEVAYERSMPVFVRWFETRPDDAMTPTVRNLVTLANAIFQNSNKVELEHLYPLVEQIDDAGYSSISANNLIIKSTNEVLRQDNRVHFYIVVTAIVVSVILMGIVAYRLSQRILSPIDALTEFAVRIGNGQWDISDYKPSSQDETARLENAFVDMAARIKEYQRLSDKQVARTQRRMEECFNNLPNPVVFLNSARDLAYRNPAATELLGMVSWETSLLPQLSERIEKIFDTGEEIVETDFQETVSVKQKNELRHFLPIFVRVDSEFVDEIECGLVLQDITQLRLSDELKSDMVATVSHEIRTPVTSATMALHMVLEKSLGELTEDQEDMLQTAADDLARLRRLLDHFLEIARLEGQSPRLESVEESPLRIVSAVVDAYSMSAQNKDIQLVSHVEEELPKVQVDLKAIEVGLSNYLSNAIKYSPVGSRIEVYAKKADELIRFGVCDEGPGLSVEESQSVFEKFYRSRRHRKMDGVGLGLSIVKDIALAHDGGVGCIPLNPKGCDFFIELKPCEVA, encoded by the coding sequence ATGCTTCGCTCAAAACTTTATATCGGGATGTTCCCGGTGGCAGGCTTGTTGATTTTGGTCTGTTTGTATTCAGTCTATAATCACGCAAACTTAAGCCGAGAGCTGGATCGGCTTCAGGTCGAACGTTATGGCTCCATTTCTCAGGTTGAACGCCTCCTGCTTGCCGCGTCCCAGTTGGAACGTGCGGTAGTGCTTAAGTCGGAAGGCGAGGACGAGTTGGCTGAAGTGGCTTACGAAAGGAGCATGCCAGTTTTCGTACGTTGGTTTGAAACAAGGCCAGACGATGCTATGACCCCAACTGTTCGTAACCTCGTGACTCTCGCGAACGCGATTTTTCAAAATTCGAACAAGGTGGAGCTGGAACACCTTTACCCACTCGTCGAGCAGATAGACGATGCTGGATACAGTAGCATTTCGGCGAACAACCTCATAATCAAGTCCACTAACGAGGTGCTTCGCCAGGACAATAGGGTGCACTTCTACATAGTCGTAACCGCTATTGTGGTAAGTGTGATCTTGATGGGAATCGTCGCCTACCGCCTAAGCCAGCGTATCCTTTCTCCGATAGATGCCCTGACTGAATTCGCGGTTCGTATCGGAAATGGGCAATGGGACATTTCCGACTACAAGCCAAGTAGCCAAGACGAAACTGCTCGTTTAGAAAATGCTTTTGTCGATATGGCTGCGCGTATCAAGGAGTACCAGCGCCTTAGCGACAAGCAAGTGGCTCGCACACAGCGGCGGATGGAAGAGTGCTTCAACAATTTGCCCAACCCGGTGGTGTTTCTAAACTCTGCAAGAGACTTGGCCTACAGAAATCCGGCTGCGACTGAATTGCTGGGCATGGTCAGCTGGGAGACCTCTCTTTTGCCGCAACTGAGTGAGCGTATTGAAAAGATCTTCGACACTGGCGAAGAGATCGTTGAGACGGATTTTCAGGAAACTGTATCAGTTAAGCAGAAAAATGAATTGCGCCACTTTCTGCCTATTTTCGTGCGAGTAGACAGTGAATTCGTGGATGAAATCGAGTGTGGCCTCGTTTTGCAGGACATAACCCAGCTTCGCCTCTCGGACGAGTTGAAGAGCGACATGGTAGCCACTGTAAGCCACGAGATTCGTACCCCGGTTACGAGTGCGACCATGGCGCTTCATATGGTTTTGGAAAAAAGTTTGGGCGAGCTAACTGAGGATCAGGAAGACATGTTGCAAACTGCTGCGGATGACCTCGCCAGACTACGGAGATTATTGGATCACTTCCTCGAAATCGCTCGTTTGGAGGGTCAGTCACCTCGCTTGGAGTCGGTAGAAGAGAGTCCTCTACGGATTGTTTCCGCGGTGGTGGATGCCTATTCGATGTCGGCTCAAAACAAGGACATCCAACTTGTTTCGCATGTTGAGGAGGAGCTGCCCAAGGTACAGGTCGATCTCAAAGCCATCGAGGTGGGGCTCTCGAATTATCTCTCTAATGCCATTAAATATAGCCCGGTCGGTTCGCGCATCGAAGTCTATGCCAAGAAAGCGGACGAACTGATTCGTTTTGGCGTTTGCGATGAAGGTCCAGGGCTAAGTGTTGAGGAGTCGCAAAGTGTCTTCGAAAAATTCTACCGCTCGAGGAGGCACCGCAAGATGGATGGTGTCGGGCTTGGTCTTTCGATTGTGAAGGACATTGCCTTGGCTCACGATGGAGGAGTGGGCTGCATTCCGCTTAATCCGAAAGGATGTGACTTTTTCATCGAGTTGAAGCCATGCGAGGTAGCGTAG
- a CDS encoding sigma-54-dependent transcriptional regulator, which translates to MKILIVDDESNIQKTTALSLKTMGHQSVSAFSGSQALRKLGEDRFDAVFLDLRLGEEDGLEVYEKMREEGHDMPVIMFTAYSSIETAIEATRKGVFDYVAKPFVPEQIRQALKKLETSRTLTNKVTELESRLAEKSPGIRFESLDSQMQQVYDVAEKAAQSDANMLLLGPSGTGKTVLSRRIHEMSARAGNPFVVVHCPSLSKELLESELFGHLKGSFTGAVKDTWGKVDAAEGGTLFLDEIGDLPFEVQAKLLRLLQERLYERIGETKTRSADVRILAATNKDLQEEVREGNFREDLYYRLNVISLQLPGLCERKRDLENLVSDYVSFYARKMGRETATVEANAMEAMLAYNWPGNLRELNNVVERCLILCNGNTVTLSDLPIEIRAGGGEGTPFGFGSGLGVGSDVTLQELEDEHIKRILDRSDSLEQAARTLGIDSATLYRKRKKLGLLAS; encoded by the coding sequence ATGAAAATCCTTATCGTTGACGACGAGAGCAACATTCAGAAAACCACAGCCTTAAGTCTCAAGACGATGGGGCACCAGTCGGTTTCAGCATTCAGTGGCAGTCAAGCGCTACGCAAGTTGGGGGAAGATCGTTTCGATGCGGTGTTCCTCGATTTGCGTTTGGGCGAGGAGGACGGTCTCGAAGTTTACGAGAAGATGAGAGAAGAGGGACACGATATGCCGGTGATCATGTTCACCGCTTACTCTTCTATCGAAACCGCTATCGAAGCTACGCGTAAAGGTGTCTTCGACTACGTCGCGAAACCGTTCGTCCCCGAACAGATTCGGCAGGCACTTAAGAAACTCGAAACGAGTCGTACGCTTACAAATAAGGTCACGGAGCTGGAGTCGAGATTGGCGGAGAAAAGCCCTGGAATTCGCTTTGAGTCCTTAGATTCTCAAATGCAGCAAGTATACGACGTTGCGGAGAAAGCGGCTCAATCTGATGCCAATATGTTGCTACTTGGGCCAAGTGGTACTGGCAAAACGGTACTTTCTAGGCGGATACACGAGATGAGTGCCCGTGCTGGAAATCCGTTTGTGGTCGTTCATTGCCCGAGTTTATCGAAAGAGCTCCTGGAAAGTGAGCTCTTTGGTCACCTGAAGGGCAGCTTTACTGGAGCTGTCAAAGACACTTGGGGTAAGGTCGATGCGGCTGAGGGCGGAACTTTATTTTTGGACGAAATCGGAGATTTGCCCTTCGAAGTGCAGGCTAAGTTGCTTCGGTTGTTGCAGGAGCGACTGTATGAACGTATCGGAGAAACCAAGACGCGATCCGCGGATGTACGAATACTCGCCGCTACCAATAAGGATCTCCAAGAGGAGGTGCGGGAAGGAAACTTTCGAGAGGATTTGTATTACCGTCTCAACGTGATTTCCCTTCAGCTTCCCGGCTTGTGCGAGCGGAAGAGAGATTTGGAAAACCTCGTTTCTGACTATGTTTCGTTTTATGCCCGCAAAATGGGTAGGGAAACGGCCACTGTGGAAGCGAACGCCATGGAAGCGATGTTGGCTTACAATTGGCCTGGTAATCTTCGCGAACTCAACAACGTGGTCGAGCGTTGTTTAATTCTGTGTAATGGAAACACGGTTACGCTTTCTGATTTGCCGATCGAGATTCGAGCAGGAGGAGGTGAGGGGACTCCATTTGGCTTTGGATCCGGATTGGGAGTCGGTAGTGATGTCACGCTTCAAGAGTTGGAGGATGAGCACATCAAAAGGATTCTCGATCGGAGCGACAGTCTGGAGCAGGCCGCCAGGACCTTGGGAATCGATTCTGCCACCTTGTACCGCAAGCGAAAGAAGCTTGGACTACTTGCCAGTTGA
- a CDS encoding sensor histidine kinase, with the protein MPSDDRQSTDWIQNVLPTAESKPVCLNWPIWMAAIFFGATISGYYVYPEDLSFLSVSLLAAVPTTLILAGALGLNRKFTRRNKKLEIYQQRLLLAVRAGNVGIWDWPDVKKEDVWWGETMYRLLGYEKGEIKPTLEFYMSRVHEGHREPLKSHIQKILEGAKPTPFEYLVKTKGGAYRWFRTKGVVTSNLDNGVSRYTGILQDIHRKREAEEQLVLANKKLKAKTEEIEQMVYLVSHDLRSPLATILTIAQDALRMEADPNTPSEEKQELLTLLLKSGHRMNDFINDMLSLESVDEQCKKVDLVDTKTVLEELKESLKAQTESTDSSWVVDGEPHKLKINKHMLTQLMQNLLSNAMKYGCPHPSNRIEIGFLKNKERLQITVRDFGNGIPRDKCLEIFEPFKRFSDSGGGSGLGLTIVKKTAEAYDGKVWVSPAEGGGSRFVVEFPGSLEVA; encoded by the coding sequence ATGCCCTCTGATGATCGCCAGTCGACTGACTGGATACAGAACGTATTACCCACAGCTGAATCCAAGCCTGTTTGTCTGAATTGGCCCATTTGGATGGCCGCCATATTCTTCGGAGCGACAATATCGGGCTATTATGTGTACCCGGAGGACCTTTCATTTCTGTCCGTCAGCCTCCTGGCCGCCGTTCCCACAACTCTAATTTTAGCGGGAGCACTCGGCCTCAACAGAAAATTCACTCGGCGAAACAAGAAGCTCGAGATCTATCAACAACGACTGCTGCTCGCCGTGAGAGCTGGAAATGTAGGAATCTGGGATTGGCCCGATGTGAAAAAAGAGGACGTTTGGTGGGGTGAAACAATGTACCGTCTCCTTGGATACGAAAAAGGTGAGATCAAACCGACCCTCGAATTCTACATGAGCCGCGTGCATGAGGGACACAGAGAACCGCTAAAATCCCACATCCAAAAGATTCTAGAGGGAGCAAAGCCGACTCCCTTCGAGTATTTGGTGAAAACCAAAGGTGGCGCATACCGGTGGTTTAGGACGAAGGGTGTTGTTACCTCAAACCTAGATAATGGAGTAAGCCGCTACACAGGCATCCTTCAAGACATACACCGAAAACGAGAAGCCGAGGAGCAGCTGGTCCTAGCGAATAAGAAGCTCAAAGCGAAGACAGAGGAGATCGAGCAGATGGTGTATCTGGTTAGTCATGACCTGAGATCCCCCCTGGCAACCATCCTCACAATAGCCCAGGATGCCTTACGGATGGAAGCAGACCCCAACACTCCTTCCGAGGAAAAGCAGGAGTTACTTACCTTACTTCTAAAATCGGGGCATCGCATGAACGACTTCATCAACGACATGTTGAGCCTCGAATCAGTCGACGAACAATGCAAAAAGGTAGATTTGGTGGATACAAAAACGGTACTTGAGGAGCTAAAGGAATCCCTCAAAGCCCAGACTGAATCAACTGACAGTTCATGGGTAGTGGATGGAGAGCCGCACAAACTAAAAATAAACAAGCATATGCTAACGCAGCTCATGCAAAACCTCCTATCCAACGCCATGAAATATGGCTGTCCCCACCCTTCCAACCGGATCGAAATCGGATTTTTGAAGAATAAGGAACGGCTTCAAATAACAGTGAGGGACTTTGGAAACGGCATTCCTCGGGACAAATGCTTGGAGATATTCGAGCCATTCAAGCGATTCAGCGATTCTGGGGGCGGTTCAGGCCTGGGACTCACCATAGTTAAAAAAACAGCCGAAGCCTACGACGGAAAAGTTTGGGTATCACCGGCTGAAGGAGGTGGATCACGTTTTGTAGTCGAGTTCCCAGGTAGCCTAGAAGTCGCCTAA
- a CDS encoding ferritin-like domain-containing protein, whose translation MIQRTQLQEIDEMERNAIGLPSFTAKQVSGRLDALLSSFSTQYHQYMKHHWVVAGPDKGALYTFFEESFRKTEEHVDAIAERMTTLGAVPTSSMQSQSDKSLLEAESEGIYPVRDMLKSDLENEQALISYIGEAVSEACELKDYGTETLLKRVLMEREILASEMMHFLGNDSLARRPEPVGL comes from the coding sequence ATGATCCAAAGAACGCAACTACAGGAAATCGACGAAATGGAACGCAACGCGATCGGGCTCCCTAGTTTCACTGCCAAACAAGTGTCAGGTCGTTTGGATGCCTTGCTGTCGAGTTTTTCGACCCAGTATCATCAATATATGAAGCACCACTGGGTGGTCGCGGGGCCTGACAAAGGAGCCCTCTACACATTTTTTGAGGAGTCGTTCCGCAAAACAGAAGAGCACGTCGACGCGATTGCCGAGCGAATGACGACCCTCGGAGCGGTGCCCACTTCATCGATGCAATCCCAATCTGACAAGAGCCTGCTCGAAGCCGAGAGCGAAGGGATTTACCCAGTTAGGGATATGCTCAAGAGCGATCTCGAGAATGAGCAAGCACTGATTTCTTACATCGGCGAAGCAGTCTCTGAGGCCTGCGAGCTCAAAGATTATGGCACAGAGACCTTGCTCAAACGCGTACTTATGGAGCGCGAAATTCTAGCTAGCGAGATGATGCACTTTTTAGGAAATGACTCGCTCGCTCGCCGTCCGGAACCCGTTGGCCTCTGA
- a CDS encoding DUF1328 family protein — translation MLNLSIIFLALAILAAILGFGGLSGVAASIAQILFFFFVTVWLVYQILGRGGSDDRI, via the coding sequence ATGTTGAACCTATCCATAATCTTTTTAGCGCTAGCCATCCTTGCTGCCATTCTAGGCTTTGGTGGCCTTTCGGGCGTTGCAGCGTCGATCGCGCAGATCCTGTTCTTCTTTTTTGTTACTGTCTGGCTCGTATACCAAATTCTTGGCCGAGGCGGTTCCGACGACAGGATTTAG
- a CDS encoding glycosyltransferase: MTIVITTHGSTGDIFPLIRLAIALQNSGHTVRFATSKPFRPDVEAAGVPFCQIPPEWEKSELQYWMGRLQKLKSPVSQLKEMYRAATPHLEAIIDAMEQVIDGADCLVSSYLFPINKAIAEKHNIPFVSYAFAHNTVPSRFYPPHEFPRLRGLPDWLQLRWNRFCWKLGNVVVDTAINTTISRAFKRKGLPGVKDFFSKSAELVLVAVSPGLMRPRIKLHPRFQFTGYCRWQYPKSEEAEAEILAFRGEQEVPIITFGSMVYDEPEKIMERLIQAWPSDKKLIIQPGWSGFKVPAKAVNILEVGPMSHDQLLSHASVVIHHGGAGTTASVLHAGKPHIVVPHIGDQDFFSAEVKRLGCGIKARKKTWPEKLYSKVCQIEKEPSYQKSALEAQKILLGENGPLEAVHQIEAFLEHRSHLIGDFLNPDEEF; encoded by the coding sequence ATGACCATCGTCATCACGACTCACGGCTCCACTGGAGACATATTCCCCTTGATCCGGCTAGCGATCGCCCTGCAGAACTCCGGTCACACGGTACGATTTGCGACGAGCAAACCTTTCCGCCCCGACGTAGAGGCAGCAGGTGTGCCGTTTTGCCAAATTCCGCCCGAGTGGGAAAAGTCAGAGCTCCAATATTGGATGGGACGCCTGCAGAAATTGAAATCCCCCGTGTCCCAACTTAAAGAAATGTACCGTGCTGCGACTCCGCACCTAGAAGCGATCATTGACGCGATGGAGCAAGTCATCGACGGGGCGGATTGCCTGGTGTCCTCTTATCTATTTCCCATAAACAAGGCCATCGCGGAAAAGCACAATATTCCGTTCGTTTCCTACGCGTTCGCTCACAATACAGTTCCATCTAGGTTCTACCCTCCTCACGAATTCCCCCGTCTTCGCGGCCTGCCTGATTGGCTGCAACTGAGATGGAATCGCTTTTGTTGGAAACTCGGAAACGTAGTGGTCGACACCGCGATCAACACCACGATTTCACGAGCCTTTAAACGCAAGGGGCTGCCGGGGGTAAAAGACTTTTTTTCAAAATCCGCAGAGCTGGTTCTCGTCGCCGTTTCCCCCGGCTTGATGAGGCCCCGCATCAAGCTCCATCCGAGATTCCAATTCACGGGATACTGTCGCTGGCAGTATCCAAAAAGCGAGGAAGCGGAGGCCGAAATACTAGCGTTCCGAGGCGAGCAGGAAGTCCCGATCATCACCTTTGGAAGTATGGTTTACGACGAGCCAGAAAAGATCATGGAGCGTTTGATCCAAGCTTGGCCTAGCGACAAAAAGCTGATCATCCAGCCTGGCTGGTCGGGGTTCAAGGTACCCGCTAAAGCGGTCAACATACTGGAGGTCGGCCCCATGTCCCACGACCAGCTTCTAAGCCATGCATCAGTCGTGATCCACCACGGCGGCGCGGGAACCACCGCCTCCGTGCTCCATGCCGGCAAGCCTCACATCGTGGTGCCGCATATCGGAGATCAGGATTTCTTCAGCGCCGAGGTAAAGAGGCTCGGCTGCGGAATCAAGGCGCGCAAGAAAACGTGGCCAGAAAAGCTCTACTCAAAAGTCTGCCAAATCGAAAAAGAGCCTTCCTATCAGAAATCCGCACTAGAGGCTCAAAAAATTCTGCTCGGCGAAAACGGCCCCCTCGAAGCCGTCCATCAAATAGAGGCATTTCTCGAACACCGTAGCCATCTCATCGGAGATTTTCTAAATCCTGACGAAGAATTCTAG